GCGCCGGGTGATCATGTGCGCGGTGATCACGATGGCCAGACAGCCGAGAAGCATGACCACGATGGCCAGATTGCGGGTCTGGTTCAGCTCGGAAAATGCGTCCGAGGCTTCCTGCTGGTAGATGAGCGCCCAGTCTCCGCGCTTGAGTTCCGTGGCAACGAAAATGGTTTCGCGTTCCGTGACCGGATTTTCCCGGACCATGGCCCGGGTGTCGCCATAGCCTGCCTGCCCGATGAGCTGGAGCAGAAAAGGAATTTCATAGTTCAGGGGGGTGCGTGGCCGGGTCTGGAACTGGCCCTGCCGGTTGATGATGAAGGCCTGTCCGGTTTCGCCGATGCTGATGTGCTCGACCATTTCATTGAAGTCCACGAAGTCCAGTGTGGTGCGAAGCACCCATTCCCTTCCGCCGTGGCTGAACTTCACGGCCACGATGAAGTGGGGCACGCCGCGCAGGCCCAGAAACACATCGCTGATGCACACGCCGCGCTTCATTACTTCCTTGAACCACGGGGCCGAGGAGTAGTCGGCCTTGCCCAGCTTGAACGGCCCCACATAGGCCTGCTGCACGCCGTCTTCGGAAATCAGGGAGATGTCGACGAAGTCGGTGCCGTGCCGCAGGCCCAGGGAGCGGTGCAACGCCGCGAGGCGTTGCGGAGTGCGGAAGGAATCGAAATCCATGATGTCGACCAGTACCTGGACCTGAGCGAGTTTCTCGTCCAGGTAGGTGTCCACTGCCTGCTCGTGCTTGAGCACCAGTTCGGAGAGGCTCTGGACCACGCGCTTCTTGTAGACCACGCTGTACTGGTATCCGGCGATCAGGGTGATGGCGAGGAGCGGCAGGAAAGACACCACGATGATGGTGAGCATCATGTTGCGCGTGATGGACTGGTAGTGCCTTCCTTCGGACATGGAACTACTCCTGTTCGCCTTGGGTTTCGGACAGCTCGGGCTGATGTTTGCGCAGGATGTCCCGGACCGTTCTGGTCAGGGTCTCGGGATTGCCGCTTTTCTCCACGACTCCGGCTGCCCGTTCGCCTGCGGAGGTCGCGGGCATGTCGCCGTTGTAGCCGTGTACCACCACCGGGATGTCCGGTCTGGCCGCCATGATGCGCGCCAGCATGTCCCCGCCTTCGATGTTCGGGGTGTCCGCGTCCAGCACGATCACGTGGGGCGGATTGTCGGATTCCAGAATGTCGAAGAGTTCTGCGCTGTCCCGGGCCGAAAGCACCTGAAAATCGTTTCGGGTGAACTCGCGGCGCAGGAAGTCGCGGATGTTCCGGTTGCGTTCTGCAATGAGTATGCGAATGTCGCTCGCCTTCATGTTGCTCCTCGACAGATTCTTGTTTCTGTAAAGGGCAACATGCATGCCAAAAGAATAACCTCTTGCGATTATCCTCAACTCGTTCCGATTGTTGCTTTTTTCACAAGCGTGAGGGTGAAGTGTCCGAATTTGCGGCGTCAGGTATTTTTGCAAGTGGAAAAAATCCTGACACCCTGAGCGATCGTTCGGGCCGATTTTCGGGAATCGAGCTTTTTTTCATTCGCGATTTCGTTTAACCAAAACAACTGTACCGGGAAAAGCGGTACGGAGACGCAACATGAATCAACTGACCAAACGACTCGGCCCGTTTCGGCTTTCGCTGCGCAGCCAGCTTCTCGGGCTGATTGGTGCGCTGCTCATCGCCACCCTGTCGGGTGCGGCCGTGACCTTCTGGTATGCGCACAGCACCCAGGTTCTGTTTTCCCATCTGGAGGAATACGACCTTCAGGCTCTGCTTGCGGCTCAGGGGTTGGAAAGCGAGCTTGTGGTCCAGAAGGGACTCACCACCTATTATTCTCTGGATCAGGACCAGCGCTGGCTCAAGGAGATCGGTCGCCATCACATGGCGTTCGAAACCTGGCTGGGCAAGGCGCGGCGCTCCAACTATCTGGACAAGGGGCGGGATATTCTCAATCGCATCGAGTCCGCATATTTGCGGTTCACCCACTCCCGTGACAAGGTCATCTCCCTGTATGCCCGCAACCGGCGCGAGGAGGCCGTGGTCCTGCATCAGGAGGTGCGGCGCCGATTCCAGTCCATCTACGACATGTGCGAGGAGTACAAGCGGCTGCATGAAGAACGCATCGACATGGCCGGGAACGCGTACAGCAGTCAGGCCAAGACCCTGACCATCCTGTCCCTGGCCGCCGTGCCCGTGTCCGCGATTCTGGCCCTGTGGCTCGGCATCATCCTGTTCAAGCAGATTCTCGGACCGATCCGGAGGCTGGCCGATCTGGACGACGGCGGCAGGAACGACAATCTTTCCGGCGAAATGGGCGCATTGTCCGACCGCATGCATACGCTGCTGGACGATGTGGAGATGGCCCATCAGATGTTGCAGCAGAGCCGGGATCAGATCGCCCAGTCCGAAAAGCTGGCCATGGTGGGCAAGCTGGCCGCAGGCGTGGCCCATTCCATCCGCAACCCGCTCACCTCGGTCAAGATGCGGCTGTTTTCTCTGGAGCGCAGTCTCCGGCTCGATGATCTCCAGCGCGAGGATTTCGACGTGATTTCCGAGGAAATCCGGCATCTGGACACCATCATTCGCAATTTTCTGGAATTTTCGCGGCCGCCCAAGCTCAAGATGCAGCGCGTGTCGCCTTCCGATGTGGTGGATTCCACCCTTGCGCTGCTCAGTCATCGGCTGGAATCCTCGGAAGTCGAGGCCGTGGTGGAGCGCGAGGACCGGCTGCCCGACGTGCAGGTGGACCCGGAGCAGCTCAAGGAAGCACTCATGAATCTGGTGCTCAACGCCTGCGAGGCCATGGTCGACGGCGGGCGCATCTCCATTGCCGAGGACGTGGGCGTGATTGAACCCCACGGACGCATGGCCGTGATCCGTGTCGCGGACAACGGACCTGGCATTCCCAAGGGCATGCAGGACGACATTTTCAAGCCTTTTCATTCCACCAAGGAAGAGGGCACGGGCCTGGGCCTGTCCATAGCCAACCGCATCATGGCCGAGCACGGCGGCTGGCTGCATCTGCAATCCTCGGGGCCCAAGGGCACCACGTTCTTGCTCGCCCTGCCTCTCAAGGAGAAGAGCAAATGGCTGAGATCCTGATCGTAGACGATGATTCGCAACTCAGGCAGAGCTTCGGCAAGCTCCTGACTCAGGAGGGGCACGATGTGCGCACTGCCGCGTCCGGCGAAGCCGGGGTGACCGAGGTCAAGGGCGCGCCCCCGGATCTCGTGATCATGGACGTGCGCATGCCCGGCATGAGCGGACTGGAAGCCTTTGCCCAGATGCGCCGAGTCGAGTCGCGTCTGCCCGTGCTCATCATGACTGCCTACGGCACCACCGAGACCGCGATCGAGGCCACCAAGATGGGGGCCTACGACTATATTCTGAAACCCTTCGACATCCCCGAGATGCTCGAACTCATTGCCCAGGCTCTGGAAGCGGGCCGTCTTGCCCGGGAACAGGTGCACATGGGCGATGCGCCGGAATACGCCAAGGCCGGGGCGCTCATCGGCAACAGTCGGGCCATGCACGCGGTGTACAAGGCCATTGGCAGGGCCGCGCCCACGGATGCGCTCGTGCTGGTGCGCGGCGAGTCCGGCACGGGCAAGGAACTCGTGGCCCGGGCCGTGTATCAGCACAGCCTGCGGTCCGAGAAGCCCTTCATGGTCATCAACTGCGTGGCCATTCCCGACACTTTGCTGGAATCCGAGCTGTTCGGCTATGAAAAGGGCGCATTCACGGGAGCGGATCGACGCAGGGCCGGCAAGATCGAACAGGCATCCGGCGGCACCATCTTTCTGGATGAAATCGGAGACATGCCTCTGAACATTCAGGCCAAGATTCTTCGGCTGCTTCAGGAAAAGAAGATCGAGCGTCTGGGCGGGCGGGAGCCCATCCCCGTGGACGTGCGCATCATTGCGGCCACCAACCGCAATCTTGAGGAAGCCGTGGAAACAGGACGATTTCGCGAGGACCTCTACTATCGGCTCAAGGTCGTGAC
Above is a window of Pseudodesulfovibrio tunisiensis DNA encoding:
- a CDS encoding sensor histidine kinase, giving the protein MSEGRHYQSITRNMMLTIIVVSFLPLLAITLIAGYQYSVVYKKRVVQSLSELVLKHEQAVDTYLDEKLAQVQVLVDIMDFDSFRTPQRLAALHRSLGLRHGTDFVDISLISEDGVQQAYVGPFKLGKADYSSAPWFKEVMKRGVCISDVFLGLRGVPHFIVAVKFSHGGREWVLRTTLDFVDFNEMVEHISIGETGQAFIINRQGQFQTRPRTPLNYEIPFLLQLIGQAGYGDTRAMVRENPVTERETIFVATELKRGDWALIYQQEASDAFSELNQTRNLAIVVMLLGCLAIVITAHMITRRIVSRIRYVDQAKDILNEQVVEAGKLASVGELAAGIAHEINNPVAIMVEEAGWIQDILKEGIRNEDDLNETARALAQIRTQGARCRDITHKLLSFARKIDPTAIEMQLNLLIREMESLSEQRARFASVHIETELDPALPSIMGSPSEMQQVLINLINNAIDAMEKKGGDLRIATRKSDDDIVLTVEDQGEGIPKANLKRLFDPFFTTKPVGKGTGLGLSIIYGIVRKMGGDITVDSTVGKGTAFTITLPSADKARREQE
- a CDS encoding response regulator yields the protein MKASDIRILIAERNRNIRDFLRREFTRNDFQVLSARDSAELFDILESDNPPHVIVLDADTPNIEGGDMLARIMAARPDIPVVVHGYNGDMPATSAGERAAGVVEKSGNPETLTRTVRDILRKHQPELSETQGEQE
- a CDS encoding sensor histidine kinase, producing MNQLTKRLGPFRLSLRSQLLGLIGALLIATLSGAAVTFWYAHSTQVLFSHLEEYDLQALLAAQGLESELVVQKGLTTYYSLDQDQRWLKEIGRHHMAFETWLGKARRSNYLDKGRDILNRIESAYLRFTHSRDKVISLYARNRREEAVVLHQEVRRRFQSIYDMCEEYKRLHEERIDMAGNAYSSQAKTLTILSLAAVPVSAILALWLGIILFKQILGPIRRLADLDDGGRNDNLSGEMGALSDRMHTLLDDVEMAHQMLQQSRDQIAQSEKLAMVGKLAAGVAHSIRNPLTSVKMRLFSLERSLRLDDLQREDFDVISEEIRHLDTIIRNFLEFSRPPKLKMQRVSPSDVVDSTLALLSHRLESSEVEAVVEREDRLPDVQVDPEQLKEALMNLVLNACEAMVDGGRISIAEDVGVIEPHGRMAVIRVADNGPGIPKGMQDDIFKPFHSTKEEGTGLGLSIANRIMAEHGGWLHLQSSGPKGTTFLLALPLKEKSKWLRS
- a CDS encoding sigma-54-dependent transcriptional regulator, whose protein sequence is MAEILIVDDDSQLRQSFGKLLTQEGHDVRTAASGEAGVTEVKGAPPDLVIMDVRMPGMSGLEAFAQMRRVESRLPVLIMTAYGTTETAIEATKMGAYDYILKPFDIPEMLELIAQALEAGRLAREQVHMGDAPEYAKAGALIGNSRAMHAVYKAIGRAAPTDALVLVRGESGTGKELVARAVYQHSLRSEKPFMVINCVAIPDTLLESELFGYEKGAFTGADRRRAGKIEQASGGTIFLDEIGDMPLNIQAKILRLLQEKKIERLGGREPIPVDVRIIAATNRNLEEAVETGRFREDLYYRLKVVTVNLPPLRERPEDIDLLADHFMARLSAEMEMPTPGVAEDGKEYLRAYHWPGNVRELSNTLQKALIFNRGVALTRKDLAKAVGEDVETGQSAESLRESMRSMIRRELGTHAGDNAFETLMDRYGRLIVAEALDITGNNRTRAAKLLGMTRPTLASRIDRYGLKDNGKG